One genomic segment of Drosophila melanogaster chromosome 3L includes these proteins:
- the hay gene encoding haywire, isoform B has protein sequence MGPPKKSRKDRSGGDKFGKKRRAEDEAFTQLVDDNDSLDATESEGIPGAASKNAETNDEQINTDEYGAKDYRSQMQLRPDHGNRPLWVAPNGHVFLESFSPVYKHAHDFLIAISEPVCRPEHIHEYKLTAYSLYAAVSVGLQTHDIVEYLKRLSKTSIPEGILEFIRLCTLSYGKVKLVLKHNKYFIESPHPEVLQKLLKDPVIQKCRLIRSEGEDFIQGTLDGKAITQFGTKLPPGATDKPTPDPAAAAGADGTTAVPEDITDFYEKIDKEEEDEDEANLKTVSFEVAQEKIEVIQKRCIEIEHPLLAEYDFRNDTNNPDINIDLKPAAVLRPYQEKSLRKMFGNGRARSGVIVLPCGAGKSLVGVTACCTVRKRALVLCNSGVSVEQWKQQFKMWSTADDSMICRFTSEAKDKPMGCGILVTTYSMITHTQKRSWEAEQTMRWLQEQEWGIMVLDEVHTIPAKMFRRVLTIVQSHCKLGLTATLLREDDKIADLNFLIGPKLYEANWLELQKKGYIARVQCAEVWCPMSPEFYREYLTTKTSKKMLLYVMNPSKFRSCQFLIKYHEQRGDKTIVFSDNVFALKHYAIKMNKPFIYGPTSQNERIQILQNFKFNSKVNTIFVSKVADTSFDLPEANVLIQISSHGGSRRQEAQRLGRILRAKKGAIAEEYNAFFYTLVSQDTMEMSYSRKRQRFLVNQGYSYKVITHLKGMDTDSDLMYGTQEEQGQLLQLVLSASDLDCEDEKLPGEPGYRPSGSGGAVRRVGGLSSMSGGDDAIYYEHRKKNIGSVHPLFKKFRG, from the exons CAACTGGTGGACGACAATGATAGTTTGGATGCCACAGAATCGGAAGGAATTCCGGGTGCAGCGTCCAAGAATGCGGAGACCAATGACGAGCAAATCAATACGGATGAGTACGGCGCCAAGGATTACCGGTCGCAGATGCAACTGCGTCCGGATCACGGAAATCGACCACTTTGGGTTGCGCCCAATGGTCACGTCTTCCTGGAATCATTCTCGCCCGTCTATAAGCATGCCCACGATTTTCTTATCGCCATTTCGGAGCCCGTCTGCCGACCCGAACACATTCACGAGTACAAACTTACCGCATACAGTTTATATGCCGCCGTTTCGGTGGGACTGCAAACCCATGACATTGTGGAATACTTGAAGAGATTGAGCAAGACCAGCATTCCCGAAGGCATCCTTGAGTTTATACGACTCTGCACCCTATCCTATGGCAAGGTCAAGCTGGTCTTGAAGCATAACAAGTACTTTATCGAGTCACCACATCCTGAGGTGCTGCAAAAGTTACTTAAGGATCCAGTGATCCAGAAATGCCGCCTCATACGCAGCGAGGGAGAGGATTTCATTCAGGGAACCCTGGACGGCAAGGCTATTACTCAATTCGGGACCAAACTGCCGCCAGGAGCCACGGACAAGCCGACACCAGATCCTGCAGCAGCCGCAGGAGCTGATGGAACCACAGCAGTGCCAGAAGATATCACAGACTTCTACGAGAAGATCGACaaagaggaggaggacgaggatgaggccAATCTGAAGACCGTGTCGTTTGAGGTGGCCCAGGAGAAGATCGAAGTGATTCAGAAACGATGCATCGAGATAGAGCATCCTCTATTGGCGGAGTACGATTTCCGCAACGATACCAACAATCCAGACATTAATATTGACCTCAAACCCGCTGCCGTTCTGCGTCCATATCAGGAGAAGAGTCTGCGCAAGATGTTTGGCAATGGAAGAGCCCGCTCTGGTGTTATTGTGCTTCCTTGTGGTGCAGGAAAATCCCTAGTGGGTGTCACAGCATGCTGCACCGTACGAAAGAGGGCACTAGTTCTGTGCAACAGTGGTGTTTCTGTGGAGCAGTGGAAGCAGCAGTTTAAGATGTGGTCCACAGCTGATGACAGCATGATTTGTAGATTCACCTCTGAAGCAAAAGACAAACCCATGGGCTGTGGAATTCTTGTGACCACATACTCTATGATAACGCACACGCAGAAGAGATCATGGGAAGCAGAGCAGACCATGCGTTGGCTGCAGGAGCAGGAATGGGGCATCATGGTGCTGGACGAGGTGCACACCATCCCAGCCAAAATGTTCCGTCGCGTGCTGACCATCGTTCAATCTCATTGCAAGCTGGGATTGACGGCCACACTACTGCGTGAAGATGACAAGATTGCCGATCTCAACTTCCTCATTGGACCCAAACTGTACGAGGCCAACTGGTTAGAGCTGCAAAAGAAGGGATATATTGCACGCGTGCAGTGCGCCGAGGTGTGGTGTCCCATGTCACCGGAGTTCTATCGCGAGTACCTGACCACCAAGACCTCCAAAAAGATGTTGCTCTATGTGATGAATCCCTCCAAGTTCCGCAGCTGCCAGTTTCTTATTAAATATCACGAGCAACGAGGCGACAAAACAATCGTCTTCTCAGATAATGTGTTTGCGCTAAAACACTATGCGATCAAGATGAACAAGCCTTTCATCTATGGTCCCACCTCGCAGAACGAACGTATCCAGATCCTCCAGAACTTTAAGTTTAACTCCAAG GTTAATACAATCTTCGTGTCCAAAGTGGCAGACACCAGTTTCGATTTGCCCGAGGCTAATGTGCTTATCCAGATCTCTTCGCATGGCGGCTCTCGTCGTCAGGAGGCCCAGCGTCTGGGTCGTATTCTGCGTGCTAAGAAGGGTGCCATTGCCGAGGAATACAACGCCTTCTTCTATACACTCGTCTCGCAGGATACCATGGAGATGAGCTACTCCCGCAAGCGACAGCGGTTCTTGGTCAACCAGGGCTATAGCTACAAGGTTATCACGCATCTCAAGGGCATGGACACGGACTCGGATTTGATGTACGGCACACAGGAGGAGCAGGGACAACTGCTGCAGTTGGTCCTATCCGCTTCCGATTTGGACTGCGAGGATGAGAAGCTGCCGGGCGAGCCGGGCTACCGTCCCAGTGGCTCGGGCGGCGCCGTCAGACGTGTCGGCGGACTGAGCTCCATGTCTGGCGGAGATGATGCCATCTACTACGAACATCGTAAAAAGAACATTGGCAGCGTGCATCCGCTCTTCAAAAAATTCAGAGGATAG
- the CG34001 gene encoding uncharacterized protein, isoform C, whose protein sequence is MPIVVKTQNAGKGDWAIIELQGDLEVRSNQDMHGQFIGDLYYNKYGQPGREQKLDKPFAVLEKSKTNEGERLLETSMASQDVSMLNATTGAERTVLDHTIAQEHKSRQRTEYTVRAVCTKKLIFKSRPKPIIANVAKSV, encoded by the exons acAAAACGCTGGCAAAGGCGATTGGGCCATTATAGAGCTGCAAGGCGACCTGGAGGTGCGGAGCAACCAGGATATGCACGGCCAGTTTATTGGCGATCTCTACTACAATAAATATGGCCAACCT GGACGTGAACAAAAGTTGGATAAACCATTTGCGGTGCTGGAAAAGTCCAAGACCAATGAGGGAGAACGACTCCTAGAAACGAGCATGGCCTCGCAGGATGTCAGTATGCTGAACGCCACCACGGGAGCGGAGCGCACAGTGCTGGATCATACGATCGCCCAGGAGCACAAGAGTCGCCAAAGAACGGAGTACACTGTGCGCGCCGTTTGCACCAAAAAATTAATCTTCAAATCGCGACCCAAACCAATTATAGCCAATGTAGCTAAATCCGTTTAG
- the CG34001 gene encoding uncharacterized protein, isoform B, with protein sequence MPIVVKTQNAGKGDWAIIELQGDLEVRSNQDMHGQFIGDLYYNKYGQPILIIGHHILQGREQKLDKPFAVLEKSKTNEGERLLETSMASQDVSMLNATTGAERTVLDHTIAQEHKSRQRTEYTVRAVCTKKLIFKSRPKPIIANVAKSV encoded by the exons acAAAACGCTGGCAAAGGCGATTGGGCCATTATAGAGCTGCAAGGCGACCTGGAGGTGCGGAGCAACCAGGATATGCACGGCCAGTTTATTGGCGATCTCTACTACAATAAATATGGCCAACCT ATTCTCATCATTGGACATCACATTCTTCAGGGACGTGAACAAAAGTTGGATAAACCATTTGCGGTGCTGGAAAAGTCCAAGACCAATGAGGGAGAACGACTCCTAGAAACGAGCATGGCCTCGCAGGATGTCAGTATGCTGAACGCCACCACGGGAGCGGAGCGCACAGTGCTGGATCATACGATCGCCCAGGAGCACAAGAGTCGCCAAAGAACGGAGTACACTGTGCGCGCCGTTTGCACCAAAAAATTAATCTTCAAATCGCGACCCAAACCAATTATAGCCAATGTAGCTAAATCCGTTTAG